The following coding sequences are from one Nicotiana tabacum cultivar K326 chromosome 1, ASM71507v2, whole genome shotgun sequence window:
- the LOC107810138 gene encoding 1-Cys peroxiredoxin, whose protein sequence is MPGLTIGDDLPNLEVETTHGKMKLHDYVGHSYTILFSHPGDFTPVCTTELGMMAAYASKFAERGVKLLGFSCDDVHSHKEWIKDIEAYNNGHKVTYPIIADPKRELIKELNMVDPDSSGQKVPSRALHVVGPDKKIKLSFLYPASTGRNMDEVVRVIDSLQKASKHKIATPANWKPGEPVVISPSVSNEQAKEMFPQGYDTANLPSGKDYLRFTNV, encoded by the exons ATGCCAGGCCTTACCATTGGAGATGACCTTCCTAATCTGGAAGTAGAAACCACTCATGGAAAGATGAAACTCCATGACTATGTTGGTCACAGCTATACCATTCTCTTTTCTCACCCAG GTGATTTTACGCCAGTTTGTACAACGGAGCTTGGTATGATGGCTGCTTACGCTAGCAAGTTTGCTGAACGAGGAGTGAAGCTTCTTGGATTTTCTTGTGACGATGTTCATTCTCACAAGGAGTGGATCAAGGACATCGAAGCTTACAAC AATGGACATAAGGTGACATACCCAATAATTGCTGATCCGAAGAGAGAATTGATTAAGGAACTGAACATGGTGGATCCAGATTCCTCTGGCCAAAAAGTCCCTTCTCGTGCTCTTCATGTTGTTGGCCCTGACAAgaag ATAAAGCTGAGCTTTCTGTACCCAGCAAGCACAGGAAGAAACATGGACGAAGTGGTGAGGGTTATTGATTCCCTACAGAAAGCTTCAAAGCACAAAATTGCAACCCCAGCAAACTGGAAACCGGGAGAACCGGTAGTCATATCACCCAGTGTCTCCAATGAACAAGCCAAGGAAATGTTTCCACAGGGATATGATACTGCCAATCTTCCTTCTGGCAAAGATTACTTGCGTTTCACAAATGTTTGA